The stretch of DNA AGCCAGCCGAACGACACGCGGCCCGCGCACGTGACGGTGAACATCGACGCGTCCGGCGCGCTTCGCTGGGACGACCAGCCGGTGGCGCGCGACGACGTGGACGCGCGGCTCTCGGAGGCCGCCGCGCGGCAGCCGCAGCCCGAGATCCAGCTCTATGCCGATCGCGCGGTGCGCTACGACGCCGTTGCCGATCTGCTGTCCGCCGCGCAGCGCGCGGGCCTCACGAAGATCGATTTCGTTACGCAACCCAAAACACAATGATTCAGGAGTGAACGCATGACGATTGCAGACACGACCCAGGCGACTTTCGCGGCCGACGTCGACAGCGACGTGCCGGTGCTGGTGGATTTCTGGGCGCCGTGGTGCGGGCCGTGCAAGGCGCTGACACCGCATATCGAGCAACTGGCCGCCGACTACGACGGACGGCTGAAGGTGCTGAAGCTGAACATCGACGATGCGCCCGACGGCTGGGCGCACTTCGGCGTGCGCGGCGTGCCGACGCTCGCGTT from Paraburkholderia caballeronis encodes:
- a CDS encoding ExbD/TolR family protein, whose amino-acid sequence is MAFSTDRDDDVMSDINMTPLIDVMLVLLIVFMVTLPVLTHAVKLDLPGASSQPNDTRPAHVTVNIDASGALRWDDQPVARDDVDARLSEAAARQPQPEIQLYADRAVRYDAVADLLSAAQRAGLTKIDFVTQPKTQ